The Pseudomonas extremaustralis genome contains a region encoding:
- a CDS encoding MbcA/ParS/Xre antitoxin family protein gives MDKPAEDRSVTVLKGLIKKPEIPVSVDSMNPISATAPDCLAQVVVLAEEVFEDKAVATSWMTTANNALGGKTPVSLCETEIGAHQVLRVLRAIEWGGVA, from the coding sequence GTGGATAAGCCGGCCGAAGATCGAAGCGTCACAGTACTCAAAGGGCTGATCAAGAAGCCCGAAATCCCGGTGTCTGTCGACTCTATGAATCCCATCAGCGCGACGGCACCAGACTGTCTTGCCCAAGTTGTCGTCTTAGCCGAAGAAGTTTTCGAAGACAAGGCCGTTGCCACCTCATGGATGACCACGGCTAACAATGCCTTGGGTGGGAAAACGCCCGTCTCTCTTTGCGAGACTGAGATTGGCGCTCACCAGGTGCTCAGGGTATTGCGTGCAATTGAGTGGGGCGGTGTAGCGTAA
- a CDS encoding ATP-dependent nuclease: protein MHISKLSVVNYRNFANTTLVLSKGVNTIIGENGSGKTNLFRAIRLLLDDNMVRAAFKLDESDFHRGLEQWRGHWIIISLEFDEIGPDEAIQALFLHGAGVIGDAAVGRATYNLIFRPKKEVRLKLASLDDGDLAGLAAIRQAITIADYETLFTGRSEANFGNEVVYKSLVGDFDNCVFSGEVDDPRIGSRLPVFLSVSQEVSFTFIQALRDVVAEFHNNRTNPLLTLLKSKSGEIAPATMAPIVAQVLALNNSIEALEDVQTVRTDIRDTIKDAAGETYSPSSLSIKSDLSDEADKLFQSLKLFVGESAEGYEGGIHELSLGGANLIFLTLKLLEFKYQKAHQSIANFLVIEEPEAHIHTHIQKTLFDRIAYDDTQIIYSTHSTHISEVSSVQNVNILGRRGVACEAYQPATGLSPSEIGNIQRYLDAVRSNLLFAKSVVLVEGDAEEILIPILFKKVVGLSLDELGVSLINIRSTGFQNVAVLFHDTRIRKRCSIITDLDAAIVDTTPIPGEPEAEAKFKAKCLASQVVGAARKVALDAFANGNDWLSVHYADHTLEVDFISAGNGRQMASIVPLVYTQAATKATAIAELMSGDKAQYGRRVLTMAANQGKGWFAILLGEHINHKTVLPGYISKAIFFARESLTVELFFNIYSYRVKCALSGGDIPQAVADVATARLNAYRQGTLDLVALKAAMGPALRNDQIHAILADVE from the coding sequence ATGCACATATCGAAACTGTCGGTAGTCAACTACCGCAACTTTGCCAATACGACACTCGTGCTCAGCAAAGGCGTTAACACGATCATTGGCGAGAATGGATCTGGTAAGACCAATCTCTTTCGCGCTATACGCCTGCTGCTGGATGACAACATGGTCCGCGCGGCGTTCAAGCTGGATGAGTCGGACTTTCACCGGGGACTCGAGCAGTGGCGGGGCCACTGGATCATCATCAGCCTGGAGTTCGATGAAATAGGGCCTGACGAGGCAATCCAGGCGCTATTCCTGCATGGCGCTGGGGTTATAGGGGATGCTGCCGTTGGCCGGGCAACCTACAACCTTATCTTTCGGCCGAAGAAAGAAGTGCGCCTAAAGCTGGCAAGTCTGGATGATGGCGATTTGGCCGGATTGGCCGCTATCCGACAGGCCATAACTATTGCTGACTATGAGACACTCTTCACTGGCAGGAGCGAGGCTAACTTCGGTAACGAGGTAGTCTACAAGAGTCTTGTGGGCGACTTTGATAACTGCGTATTCAGTGGGGAGGTTGACGATCCTCGAATTGGATCGCGTTTGCCTGTGTTCTTGTCGGTGAGTCAGGAGGTCTCCTTTACCTTCATTCAGGCTCTCCGCGACGTCGTCGCCGAGTTCCACAACAATCGGACGAACCCACTACTCACACTGCTCAAGAGCAAGAGCGGTGAGATAGCACCCGCCACAATGGCGCCGATAGTGGCGCAAGTGCTGGCGTTGAACAATTCGATTGAGGCACTTGAGGACGTGCAAACGGTCCGGACGGACATTCGCGACACGATCAAAGATGCGGCAGGGGAGACCTACTCTCCGAGTTCGCTGTCGATCAAATCCGATCTTTCGGACGAAGCGGACAAGCTCTTTCAGTCGCTCAAGCTCTTTGTCGGTGAGTCGGCCGAGGGCTACGAAGGCGGGATTCACGAACTGAGCCTGGGGGGCGCAAACCTCATATTTCTGACGCTGAAGCTGCTTGAGTTCAAGTATCAGAAGGCGCACCAATCCATAGCGAACTTTCTCGTCATCGAGGAGCCGGAAGCACATATCCACACCCACATCCAAAAGACGCTCTTTGACCGCATTGCCTACGACGACACTCAGATCATCTATTCAACGCATTCAACGCATATCTCTGAGGTCAGCAGCGTCCAGAACGTGAACATTCTTGGTCGTCGCGGCGTTGCATGCGAGGCCTATCAGCCGGCAACAGGCCTGTCGCCTAGCGAGATCGGGAATATTCAGCGCTATCTCGACGCCGTTCGTAGCAACCTACTGTTTGCCAAAAGCGTTGTCCTAGTTGAGGGTGACGCAGAGGAAATCCTAATCCCGATTCTGTTCAAGAAAGTTGTCGGCCTAAGCTTGGATGAGCTCGGAGTCAGTTTGATCAACATTCGCAGTACGGGTTTCCAGAACGTAGCGGTCCTCTTCCACGACACGAGAATCAGGAAGCGCTGCAGCATCATCACCGACCTGGACGCAGCGATTGTGGACACGACCCCCATTCCCGGCGAGCCAGAAGCTGAAGCAAAGTTCAAAGCGAAATGCCTAGCATCACAAGTGGTTGGTGCTGCACGCAAGGTTGCGCTCGATGCGTTCGCGAATGGCAACGATTGGCTCTCGGTGCACTACGCAGACCACACGCTGGAGGTCGACTTCATTTCAGCCGGCAATGGACGTCAAATGGCTTCGATTGTACCGCTTGTCTATACGCAAGCGGCCACTAAGGCGACCGCCATTGCGGAGCTTATGTCGGGGGACAAGGCACAGTACGGCAGGCGAGTGCTTACGATGGCGGCGAATCAGGGCAAAGGCTGGTTCGCGATTCTTCTTGGCGAGCACATCAATCACAAGACGGTCCTTCCCGGGTACATAAGTAAGGCCATCTTCTTTGCGCGGGAGAGCTTGACCGTGGAGCTCTTCTTCAATATCTACAGCTACAGAGTCAAGTGCGCGCTTTCGGGAGGGGACATCCCGCAGGCTGTGGCAGATGTTGCGACAGCACGGCTCAACGCTTATAGGCAGGGCACGCTTGACCTAGTGGCGCTCAAGGCAGCTATGGGACCTGCGCTCCGCAACGACCAGATTCACGCCATCCTGGCCGACGTGGAGTGA